The region GTGGGCCAGATGGGCAGGGGGTGAGCCTCTGTGTTGAACACATACTTGTCCAGACTGAGCAGCTCCGGGTCATCGGAGAACAGCAGGTAGAAGTATTTGAGAGTCTCCCCCAGGAAGAAACTCTCCATCTTGTCCCGGGGGCTGGGGTACTCTGGGTCCCGGACGTTGTTGATGGACGTGTAGCCACCAGTAGAAACCTGGTGAGACACGCATGTTATTACGTTATCACATGTTGTTATCACACGTTATTATAAGAAGGATGCGTAACGTCTGTGGAATACTAACTCAATTAACACATAAGGATTCATCACTCACTTTAACAATGCATTTCTcagtagcctggttccagatgACTCCTATCGTCAtgccaaacagatctgggaccaggcgggTTCATTTActtacagtatttacagtagtctAGGCTGGTTAGTGACTGTGCTCGCTCACCTTGGTATACTTGTTGAAGTTCTGGAGGAtctcccagccccagtccctgtACTTCCTGTCTTTAGTGAACCTGTACAGATAGAACAAACTCTCCACCGTCTCAGGGCGCAGGAGGTTGTGTCTGTCTGCAAGCTGAAGTAATGACACACACACGAGAAACAATAATATTAATTGCATCAACAAAAATAGACACTTCACAACAGTGAAAGAAATTGTCAGGAACCAAATAGCACTTCAGTTGGGTGTTGATCATAACCATATCTCTGCTGTGAGTGTTGTTCAGAGCACACCCCTACCTTCACATCTACATCTCCGATGCTGCCCTCGTGCATGTTAAAGTGGACAATCTCAGGGCTCAGGCCAGTCTCCATCTGGGCATACATCTGGTAGCAGGTCTCCATCAGCTGCTTGGCCAGCTCCATGTGTTCTGCTGGCAGGCCGTGGTGGGCCCCTAGAGCCAGGGTCCCAGGGAGGAAACACACCAGGTGGTCCTGACATGGGGGAGGGGGGTTCAGTGGAGAAAGTCCATGTCCATGTTACACAATCTAGAGAAAACAGCAGCTTTTTCAACACACACTCATCTAGTGTGCATAGTCAGTATCCTAACCATTTTGGGGCTGAACCTGCCATGGGAAAGCTCCCCAACGAAGGTCAGCCTGTTCGGAGAGGACTTCTTCAGCAGGTTCTTCTTCACTCCCTCCAGGGCCTGCAGGTAATCCTCCAGCAACCTGAGGAACACAGTCACAGCTTTATAGCCAAGCACTCTGGAGCACAACCCGAGGAACACCCAAAACAGCCACAGCTTTACAGCCAAGCACATCTGTTTATTTGTACTGCTCTGTATAAGCACAACACTGCTTTGACTTAAAGgaatattacattacatttacatttaagtcatttagcagacgctcttatccagagcgacttacaaattggtgcatacaccgaATATAGTCTATAACTACACAAATACTGAGAAGCAGTCAGCTTAATGGTACTTGCGTAATTTTCTGTTATTTTAAATGTGTCCCATAGAATCCACAACACCAACTGATATAGCACTGAGccaagaaaaaaataaaatacaaggaACTACTTTTAAAGCATAGTACAATAACTCAAATCTGTCCTCAAGCTGTGCTGGGTCTGAGAGAGCTGTTCCAACTTAGGGTAAATGTTTTATAAAGGCAGCTCTGAAGACCTAGTTGTGCATGAAGTTGAGCAAATATCACCAGACAGAGTCATGAAATGTTCAGTCTTATGCACAGCCTGATACGACATACAGCTGTTCCTTCACATCCACACAGCTTGTCCAGCACTACAGGTAACAGAGAGACTTGGGCTGTTTAAGTCATCTCAGTTACATTAGGGGAGGGACAGCTCTGAGGAGATCAAGCTatgagactgtcaaacatgacagCAAGCTAGAGCAGGGAAAACTCCGCTGCCTGCCCCCAGTACTTATCAGGGAGCCTAGACAAGATCAGCAGGACCTGAGTGGCTAGACCTGACTTAGCGTCAGCCTAAACCTCATATACAGGCTTGAGAAAAGTAGACCGGAAAGTGTTTAGAAAAGAGTTTTACTCACGCCGTCTCCTTCTTGCCTCCCTGGATCCACTGTTTGAGGAGGTATTCATAGTAGCTGTCTGCCCGTGCACCCAGCGTGAACATCCCCAAATGGGTGAACTGGCCACTGTTGGTGTTGATGAACATGGGGACGAGGCCATCCTGCTTCCCCTCCAGCTTGTGGACTTTCTGCATGACCTCATCCACTGCAGCCTGTAGAAGAAGGGGATGGAGAAAGTCAGTTAAATGTCGTCAGAGATGATTGATAGAGTGCTGTATAAATCAAACCTGACGTCAAATCGAGTCCTGTCATTGGAACATTGCTTTTGAGTGTTGGTATGAACATTACCAACAGATCCTGATACTCTGTTGTGGCTTGGTTTACCTGGTAGCGTGTGTCCTGAGTGAGGCGACTCAGCTCCCTAAATTCCAGCTGGATGCTGGTGACCTCCGCAACAGTGCTGTCCGACGTCCATCGAGGGGGGTGGGCCGTACCCTTCCCAATGTTCACATCTGAGTAGGGGATCTTGGATGGGGTGTTGAAGGCAGGCATTAACCTCGTTCCTATATCTTTCTGCAaagtcataaaaataaaataaaaaaacagaaatgcccATCAATTTGGTTTCCTTAACCAGACCCCCATCTCCCAAAGAGAATTTCAGGACTTAATTCATATGACCAACAGCAAAATTAGCAGCAGCCCATGAAAGGGTCTTTGAGAGGCAGAGGGACTGGAGGAAGAAGTGCCAGAGGCCCAGCAGCAGAAACACTAAGTGCCAGCTCTCTATAGGTCTCCCTGTACGTGACTCACAGCCTTGTCCAGGAACAGAGTGTCTCCAGTCAAATGGTAAGTGCTTAGCAAGCCGCCCAGGATACGGATGGTGCTCTCAAACAGGTTCACGTCCACGTCTTTATCAAAGAACAGCTCTGTGGACACCCAGGTCTTAGCCTCCTCAAACTCTGTCAAAAGAGGGCAAGAAACTTTAATGGTCTAACTCCATGAAAACTCTGATACAGAAGGTATATAGAAAAGCAGGATCATGAATGTACTGTAGGTACCTTTTTTGAGGTTGAGGATCCACATTGTATCCAGTGCATCAATTAGGGTCAAGCCTAGGCCAAACCACTCTCCATAGGACTTAGACATGGGCCTCAGCTCATCTTTCCCCCAGGCAAACTCTTTGTAGCCCTTCCATGCATGTCTGAAAGCATCACGTACTGCCTCAAGCCTATCGACTTCTGAAACACACACGTGCCAAGATAATAGGCCACCATCCAAGTCCGTTCCAGAATGATGAACTCACAACTTCTATTTAAGTCTCTTTCAGGCCATGCACACATCAAACTCAACGTGTGGTTAATAAACTCAGCTGTTGTTCATGGTCATGAAGGGGTGCTATGgagggtttgagcagagagagacagagagagacagtagaggcaTAAACATGGCAAAGACCTGGCTCCTTGTGTGAATGGCCCTCTTGCTCAACCTCTGGGACATCCACCTTGTTCGCTTCTTCCTTGGCAGTTCTTCTTTCAGTGGCTTGGTCAATCATGGCCACACGCCAGCTAAACACACATAGGGGCCAGTCAAGATGAGAAGACAAGAAAACATGTTTATATTTGCTTGGAATCGAGTTGTATATTTTATTCAGATTATGCATCACAATCCACTTCTCTAACCCATGCAATAAAGGTGTATCAGTATGTTGTTATCAATCAGTCCATCAGTTCTCTCCACTGATTAGAGGCTAGTCTTACTTAACAAGTGGCTTcattccctcctctttctccacctGGGTATTTGACAAGTTCCCTTTCTTTTGCAGTCGGTTCTGCAGGCCGGGTGGCCCCCGCTTGTGGGCTGCCCTCTTCTGCTTCTGAAGGAAGAGACATGGTAAAGGGAGGGAAAAGCTTTACTTCAGAAACCCAGTTTACTGGATGTGTCAATCCACATATTTTGTCATAGTCAAAGGTTGGCTTTAGTAGTAAAGCAGAGGAGTGGAATGTACCAACCTCTGAAGGTGACTCTGGTACTAACTGTCGGTTCAGTTTGTCCAACTCAGGTTGGACCTCATGGATGACAGGTTTCAGAGCATGGTCACCTTCCTCCTTCGCAACAACAGCCAAGCCTGGGGAGGAAGCAGAGGGGAGAATGCTCAGTCTCTGGTGCCTCTGGAACAGTCACCACCATACATTATAACAATTCCATTGTTTTGCTGGACTTACCTCGGAAATGTTCTGTGACACTGGGGTTAGTAGCAATCCCACAAACTAACATGAGAGCCACGGTGAAGAGGATTAGGTTGCGCTGCAATCTGGATAACAGTTTCCATTTCTGTGGATATATGGGTGCAATTTGGGTGAGAGAGAAAATGACAAAGCCATAAGCACAGGGTGAATTAGATAAAAACTCATTTGTAAATTGACTGCGCTGGCTTGTCCGTCAGGAGAGACAAGATCACTGAATGTCACACACTGTGCTACATGTCTGATCAACTGCGTCACTATAGTAACATGCTGCTACTATACAGAAGCACTGCAGCGTCGTATTCTTCTGATAAACAACGGTCATACCTCTACTGACTAACAGTGACAGGTCTGAGCACCAGTCATGTCCTTTCTGAGTGGCTATCACAAGATATTATGGTTATGATCACAATTATGACTTTGAGACATTTTTTTATTCAAGTCAGTAAACCATTAAAATGTCATGCTACATTTGATGTACAAAACATTCAGAGCGATATGCCTTACAGCATATAAATAAACTGTAAATAGCACATAATAAGTCATCGGATCAGTGTGTGAGATAAGTAAGTTGGTTGACTTCTTTCAGCCATCACTCACCCTCCAGCAGGACTGTCTTCTCCACTGATTACTGTTATTATAGATGCCACTTCCTTGTCCAGTGAGGGTTAAAGACACAAAGTCCGTCCTTGATGGTGGGTTCATGTCTCCAGCCCACCCCACGGTGAAGTCATAGGCACAGTGCTAGAGGGAGAAAGTGGGCTGCCAATTAGAAATGACAGCAGATGCAATATATAGGTGACACATTATCTTCTCTGATACAAACTCAACTGTAGAGAGATGTGGTTTATTAAATCAAAACAGATTAAGCTACTTTTAATATTGAggacacatgcatacatacacacatatatatatatatatatatatatatatatatatatatatatatatatatatatacacacggaTCACTTTGTTTCAATagagaaatcaaatctgaaaacaaggcaATGCAGTTTCGTTTACATTTTGCTGCTGTCACTAAAGTCATTTTACTTTACACACCTACTGCAGCCTGTCAGCCACTTGTCCTCACTATTAAAAATATTTCTTACATTTTTTCCTAAACAAGTAAAATGAGTTTAGAAAGGAAATACATGACTTTAGTTGTGTAATACTGTATGCCATCTGACGAGGAAGCCTGGAGGCTATTCACCTCAGGAGTCCTGGCGCAACAGCTGTTAATTACGATGTGAAACAGCAGCGCCAAACCTACATAATAATTTACTGTCTGCCAATAAAACCCAGGCTAAAACTACAGACGTTGAATTTAGAAATACCTTTACATTTTAAACTACAATGTATCGTCTCTTGTGCTCTTCGGAGCTCCCAATTCCAATGTCCTGGGTCTTGAGCGAGGCTTGACCGATTCACAGGGCGACTAGAGACCGAGGCATTTACGAGGCCTACAGACTAAAACCAAGCCGTTACACGAGTACAGTCAATTCGCTATAAACGAGGAGCATGTCTTACAGGATAAACGCAAGTGTTTGTTTAAAATGATTGCCTACCTTGAAGAGAATGGTCCTCTACTCAACAGCAGCAGAAATGTCTATGCTCAGTGTCAGGAAAAAGTCATCTGAGCGATCAGAGCAGGGGCAACAATGTCTGAGGGCTATACACTGTAGTTATCGCCTTTCTCTCATGTCAACACTTCGCCCGATTATTTTCATGAAACATCATAGCTTCTTCATCGGTAGTTAATGTTCATTAATCTAATGTAGTCAAATCACATCGCTTTTTAAGTGCTTTGAGTTTTAATTAAAATGGCTTATATTTTCCACTTGTTTGGGTGCTTTTTGTGGAGGGGCAATACCAATGAATTATGAATAAATTAGTACAATACTTTAATTTATTCATATATTTCAGTTGAACCCCAAACAATTACTGGTATCTCGTGTGCATATTACAAAACACGAGAGCATAtggattttatatatatattcgaATCAGAACTGTTTTTCACAGAACTGGGGAGTCATTTTTCCCTTGTCAGAGCTTCTCAGGTTGGGGTTCATGGTAGAATAAAGCCAGGTCAGGGTGTAACATCATGTGGTAAATTGAGGAGGGACAAAGATAAACCTCTAGCAGGGACATCACAATAAGGTGCAGTGAGGTAAAAACACAGGAGACACAACGGATCTACAGAAAACGTCAACGTTGGTCTTATTGAATGACCTATATACATCACCTTTGACAACATGTTTTATAGTACCGCATTGTTCCTCTGTATCAACAGACATCAGAACATTACAATTTCACCAATGGTAGTTAGGCTACTGCATCTATCAGGTGCTGCAATAATGCATAAAATGTTATCACCAAATACAATTAATTAATTGTCATAGCTCCTAATAGTCCTCATTGTATTAGTCTTCCTACTTTTTGACCAAGGGATCAATATTGATATGTTCCTTAGTTTCTAACTTGGGATGTAAGGGTAGAGTGAGCACAGATTTGGGACACATTGTTAAGTTGCGGCAGTGAAGGTTGTGTAAACCAGTGCTCTTGGTCAATAACATACCTGAATTAAGTATGGgaatgtttgtaaaaaaaaaaacagaattatAGCACCAAAAACATTTAAGGAAACCACCATCATTTAAACCAATTACATGAATAAGCATGTTTCAATATCACAAATGAAATCAGTGTACACAAAATACAAAGATACCTTCTCTCAAGAATATCCCTGGCCACAGACCAACCAGTTCATGTTTGTTAACTGGTTAACCtttggagagagaaaacagacacTTTGTCCTGTTGGTTGGTACTTCTACTTTGTCAATAAACAATTCTGTCATGAGAAGTGGAGAAATGCTGatgcctttctctgtctctttccagTATCTCTGAGTCATTTCCCCACTAGCTGGAGGTTGTCTGGTGATTGTCTCATTGTTGTCTCTGCTCTTATCAGTCCTTAGAGAGAGTGTCTCTCTTTCCTTTAGCTGAAGAACACAGACCCGACAGTGAATCCAAACTCCTGTGTGAGGTCACTGCTTCCTAACACTGCCAGATCTCTCAGTGGAAGCAAATCGAGGTCCTCGCTCTCAAACTGGAACCCTGACTCACGACGGTCTCCGGAATCCAGCTCCTCAGAGGACTGCCAAGAAGGAAACACAAAGTAAATTACAAGCACTGAAGTGACTCTCTCTTCACCATCCCTCAACAGCcccctcctcttcatcatcattttgctacacccgcaataacatctgctaattatgtgtatgtgaccaatacaatttgattgattgatcaccatcatcatcatctaatacaGTACATGGTCATCATTATAGTCTGAAAACATACCACACACTCTCGTAATGTCCCCAGGTAACTTTGTCTTCGTGTGTCTGCCAGGAACTTCAACTCTCTTTCCCCTGATCACTGTCTGTCCCAGGCTGGCAGGAGTAGGTAATGTTCTGACTGGTGAGCCTGCTGTTTAACCTAAGGAACCTCATCTGCACTACATCCGGTCCTGAATACTCAAACTGGGAGAGGAAATGGAAGGTGTGGTTTCAAAGCATCAAATCAAACTAAGGACACGAGAGCAAGACAGAATCAAGGTTGGATTTGAGCCTCACTTGAAGGCCTCTTTCCATTGAACTCAACCAATGAAATGAGATATTTGTCCTAGAATCCTTCAGCCAAGCCTTCATTGGCACCTGAGGTTTGAACGAATTTCAAACACACATAGCATATGTTATTACCACATGAAAAACAGATCTATAGTTCAGAGGGTCCCAGAGCCAGAGGTGTATGTGGAAGTACCTGaggctggagaggagacagacagctcTTTGGTGCTGCAGTGAAGTCACAGTAGACCAGAATGGCATCAGCTGGGCTGCCCTGGTTAGGATCAATGTAACACATCCCTGGAACATGGAACAACCTTCACGTCAAAAACTGATCAGGGTTCAATCTCTCTGCTGCTGTAGAGTACAACTGCTCCCACACAAATCTAAtaaacatattgtacatttaaaATGCTGTTAGAATATAATGGAGAAGGTGTCACATTGTGATGaaaataattacatttacattttacatttaagtcatttagcatcaATATAGTTCCTGTCAATGTTACCTCTGGTTTTTTTTTTCGACACCAAGCacatttcaggtctgctgagcacaCGCAAACTTGAACGTTGTGAAAATGTTGTGCAACTTTCAGGGcgcatttactgtgaacactgaggctggctGTAGCTGCTTTATGTTACAGTTTgaacagtggccaagtaggctaatgtggctatttgatcataatgtaggcctaccattaAAAACAATGGATAAAATGCATTCcataacatacagttgaagttggaagtgtacatacacttatgttggagtaagtaaaactcgtttttaaaccactccataaatgtcttgttaacaaactatagttttagcaagtcggttaggacatctactttgtgtatgacacaagtaatttttccaacaattgtttacagacagattacttcacttcactgcctctttgcttgacatcatgggaaaatcaaaagaaatcagctcaAAGAAATtataaacctccacaagtctggttcatcattgggagcaatttccaaatgcctgaaggtaccacgttcatctgtacaaacaatagtatgcaagtataaacaccatgggaccacgcagccatcataccggtcaggaaggagacgtgttcatctcaagacatcagtcaggaagttaaagcttggtcgcaaatgggtcttccaaatggacaatgcaaagcatacttccaaatttgtggcaaaatggtttaacctgttgagtgtagggggcagtattttgatgtttggatgaaaaacgtacccaaattaaactgcctatttctcaggcacagatgctagaatatgcatatgattgtcagattaggatagaaaacactctaaagtttacaaaactgtcaaaatattgtctgtgagtataccagaactgatattgcaagcgaaaacctgaggaaaatccaactcggaagtgcctcttattttgaaagctccctgttccattgcatgccttccctccatttaaagggatatcaaccagattcctttcccaatggcttccacatggtgtgaacagtctttagacatagtttcagccttttattctgaaaaatgagcaagGACGATcacgtcagtggatggctgggtgccagcagagttgtgcatgcgcaacagcttggagcagacattttctctctttctcttctattgaaaaaatgtattttcgtctgccccgtcgtgaccgcttgagcctgtggatttctgaacaaaacgcaccaaccaaatggaggtattttggatataaaaataatctttctggaacaaaaggaacatttattgtgtaactgggagtctcgtgattgcaaacatccgaagatcatcaaaggtaagcgattcattttattgcttttctgactttcgtgaccaatctactttgctgctagcagtttgtaatgttttgtctgctgagagagatgtccttacataaacgcttggtttgctttagctgtaaagcttttttgaaatcttacacgccaggtggattaacaactaGCTACGCTGTGTTTtactatattgcacttgtgatttcataaaaatgaaatatttttagtaatttaatttgaaattggcgctctgcaattcagcggatgttgatgaaaatgatcccgctaacgggatgggtgcgccaagaagttttaaggacaacaaagtcaaggtattggagtggccatcacaaagccctgacctcaatcatatagaacatatgtgggcagaactgaaaaagtgtgtgtgagcaaggaggtctacaaacctgactcagttacaccagctctgccaggaggaatgggacaaaattcacccaacctattgtgggaagcttgtggaaggctaaacatttgacccaagttaaaccatttaaaggcaatgctaccaaatactatttgagtgtatgtaaactaaaTAAAAGGTTTAATAAATAattctctaatattattctgacatttccccttcttaaaataaagtggtgatcctaactgacctaaaacaggaaaggattaaatgtcaagaattgtgaaaaacagagtttaaatgtatttggttaaggtgtatgtaaacttccgacttcaactgtagctgttctatcattcaggcTACAGTAGCaaccaatgtgtggtgttcaatgtacagtaggcctatattccatgagacttttgaaaaaacatgcagggcctgacattaacctgtttatccacttgacCTTCAGACACGGAAGTGACTGAacttgttgttgtgttgtttgatgcaagaaaccactttacaaaataaaatgcattgttattcccataccattattacagagaatcagacaaatgatgcgccctctgcctattggctactttcGCTTATTCAAGcgtgtctcaaaatacaacactgcccctttaagacaaaataAAATATCTTTACCTGACTTGCTTTTAAATGTacatgttttgtgctcttgtaggaagcaatcactcccctattactgactacaaatgatctataactgggacTAATTATttactaactagcaaaggatatgaataAAATGTGGACATGTTGCTACATGTCAAAACAAGCTCATCTACTCACGACCACAGCTgaaaacacagtccagttcaaagtaaatgtcacatatccatatatggcaatggtcaatttgctataggcctactgcagctctgactGTTAATGCCGCACgagtctgtgtagagtacgggcggATTCCTGCGCAATAGAATTCTACTCCAATGTATTGTGCCTACAACAACATCTCTTGTATGGTTAGTTTttttcggtatgttgcattgaaagtggctaatattgcattgattTGATCACAATTCTCACAGTAAAgagaaacgttgatagtgttaactaaggGGTAAAACTCTAGAAAGTCGGGCTACTGCGAGCCCCCGCACGCATGCAGCTGAGAGGGAACATTGCTTCCTGTGGAAGAAGCCCATACCGTTCGTGAAGTTCGGCTGGGACAGCCACAGCGCCAAGCAGGTGGTAGCCGGGTGTTCTTTAGTGCCATCTGGTGGATCTATGAACAAGCACAGGTCCTGGTGCAAAGGGTCCAGGAGAGTCTGGATCAGGAGGTAGTTGGGGTCCTGGTCAGGGGGGTTTGCTTTGACAGATTACCAACAACTTGCCTTGATCTGTGCCAGAGTAAGGTAAGGTTCAGAGTAAGGTTCAGAGTAAGGTTCAGAGTAAGGTTCAGAGTAAGGTTCAGAGTAAGGTTCAGAGTAAGGTAGGGTTCAGAGTAAGGTTCAGAGTAAGGTTCAGAGTAAGGTTCAGAGTAAGGTTCAGAGTAAGGTAAGGTTCAGAGTAAGGTTCAGAGTAAGGTTCAGAGAGGTTCCAGGAGGTCCTGATATATAAAAGGAAAAACAAGCACAATATGAAAGTTAAACTCACTGCCCGGGATGCttcctaccttcaggctatgctcaaaccctacatccCAACACACCCGAGCACTTCGTTCTGCCACAAGAGGTCAGCTCCCGGTCAGCCCAGTCAGtgttcttctctgtcctggcaccccaatggcgGAGCCAGCTTACCCTGATgcctaggacagcagagtccctgcagAGTCCCTGCCCCTCTCTGAACcttactatgactgagatatgtccCACCTACATGTAGCTATCtcaagatgaatgcactaattgtacGTCGCTCTGGATATGCATGTttactaaatgactaaaatgtagatTGGGTCAGGAATCCTTTTTATTTCATTAAATAGAGGTAACGCAGCTGGTAATGTGGGGTGACGCGAGGAAGGTCATACTCACAGGCAGGCCTCTCACTCCAACAGGACCTGATTTTCCGGCAAATCCTTTTAGACCCTGATATTCTGGTGAATAGTCCATTTAGTCTGTGCCCTCAGTCAATCCACCAATCTCCACATAATAAATGTACAGAACACATCAAGGTATGCATTAAAAAAGACGGAACACATGCAGGTATTTGTATTTAGAGTAATATACCATTTCTCCAAACAAACCCTATAGACAGAGAAAAGGAATCACGTTAGAATTGAATTATTCTCTGTAATAAAAATCCTACTTTATTTTCAGAAAAGTCAAGGAAATAGCAATAGCATATCACTGAAAGTCACAGGAAGTCCAGTTAGACCTGGGGTCCCCCACCCCCCATGAGGACCAATGTCTCCctacaaagacagaagacaaatCACAGTCAATACAACTCAATAGCAATGCCACGAATAATGTTGCGTACTTAACAGAAAACACTGAGTCAAGCTTTCAGAGTAAGACCAAATAGACAGATACTAGATAGTACATCTCACCTGTTCTCCTTTAATGTCATCGCTCCCTGGCTCTCCCAAAGGGCCTTGTGTCCCctgaaacagacacacagacacatcatgGAGCTGTGTCCATCATTAAATACAGGAAATGTATAGGGATATGAACATGGGAATGATGGAGGCAAAATGTATCTGTAGTGActctaaataaataaattcatGCACAGTACATCGGACTCATGTGTAATACGCTTCTTGGGATAAATGAGAGTACCTACAGCCCCTGAACAGCAGGAGGGTCTGTCCGTCccatctcttccttctctccctgcaAGTTCAGGGGAAAGACATCAGTATGACATAGAATGAGCTTCTAGGAACGTATAGTTCAAAGTGCTGTACTTCTTGAATCATATGGTCACCCTGTTGATGCTTCATATTTACCTCGACTCCTGGTTCACCCATTTCACCCTTCTCTCCTTGTATGCCACGTGTCCCcttagagaaacagagaaagacatatatatatagaaacaAGGGTAGTTATGTCCTGTGTTTCGGGGACACAGTGATTGAGTTGTACAGCTAACC is a window of Oncorhynchus keta strain PuntledgeMale-10-30-2019 chromosome 25, Oket_V2, whole genome shotgun sequence DNA encoding:
- the LOC118358168 gene encoding endoplasmic reticulum mannosyl-oligosaccharide 1,2-alpha-mannosidase-like isoform X1, producing the protein MNPPSRTDFVSLTLTGQGSGIYNNSNQWRRQSCWRKWKLLSRLQRNLILFTVALMLVCGIATNPSVTEHFRGLAVVAKEEGDHALKPVIHEVQPELDKLNRQLVPESPSEKQKRAAHKRGPPGLQNRLQKKGNLSNTQVEKEEGMKPLVNWRVAMIDQATERRTAKEEANKVDVPEVEQEGHSHKEPEVDRLEAVRDAFRHAWKGYKEFAWGKDELRPMSKSYGEWFGLGLTLIDALDTMWILNLKKEFEEAKTWVSTELFFDKDVDVNLFESTIRILGGLLSTYHLTGDTLFLDKAKDIGTRLMPAFNTPSKIPYSDVNIGKGTAHPPRWTSDSTVAEVTSIQLEFRELSRLTQDTRYQAAVDEVMQKVHKLEGKQDGLVPMFINTNSGQFTHLGMFTLGARADSYYEYLLKQWIQGGKKETALLEDYLQALEGVKKNLLKKSSPNRLTFVGELSHGRFSPKMDHLVCFLPGTLALGAHHGLPAEHMELAKQLMETCYQMYAQMETGLSPEIVHFNMHEGSIGDVDVKLADRHNLLRPETVESLFYLYRFTKDRKYRDWGWEILQNFNKYTKVSTGGYTSINNVRDPEYPSPRDKMESFFLGETLKYFYLLFSDDPELLSLDKYVFNTEAHPLPIWPTAQ
- the LOC118358168 gene encoding endoplasmic reticulum mannosyl-oligosaccharide 1,2-alpha-mannosidase-like isoform X2 produces the protein MNPPSRTDFVSLTLTGQGSGIYNNSNQWRRQSCWRKWKLLSRLQRNLILFTVALMLVCGIATNPSVTEHFRGLAVVAKEEGDHALKPVIHEVQPELDKLNRQLVPESPSEKQKRAAHKRGPPGLQNRLQKKGNLSNTQVEKEEGMKPLVNWRVAMIDQATERRTAKEEANKVDVPEVEQEGHSHKEPVDRLEAVRDAFRHAWKGYKEFAWGKDELRPMSKSYGEWFGLGLTLIDALDTMWILNLKKEFEEAKTWVSTELFFDKDVDVNLFESTIRILGGLLSTYHLTGDTLFLDKAKDIGTRLMPAFNTPSKIPYSDVNIGKGTAHPPRWTSDSTVAEVTSIQLEFRELSRLTQDTRYQAAVDEVMQKVHKLEGKQDGLVPMFINTNSGQFTHLGMFTLGARADSYYEYLLKQWIQGGKKETALLEDYLQALEGVKKNLLKKSSPNRLTFVGELSHGRFSPKMDHLVCFLPGTLALGAHHGLPAEHMELAKQLMETCYQMYAQMETGLSPEIVHFNMHEGSIGDVDVKLADRHNLLRPETVESLFYLYRFTKDRKYRDWGWEILQNFNKYTKVSTGGYTSINNVRDPEYPSPRDKMESFFLGETLKYFYLLFSDDPELLSLDKYVFNTEAHPLPIWPTAQ